The genomic region ACAGGATCAGCGGTTTGATAATGCCGTCGCGCTTGTTCTCCATCATCTCGAACGCGCGTTCGAGTTGATCGAAGGGCATCGTGTGCGTGGTCAGTCGCGTCGGATCGATGCGACCGCCCTTAAGCAGCCGCAACAGCCGTTCCATCCTGAGCCGCCCGCCCGGACATAGCCCGGTGCGAATCGTCTTCTCCGCCATGCCCACACCCCATTCCAGACGCGGGACGTGAACGAACTCGCCCTTGCCATGATAGCCCGCATTGGAGATTGTGCCACCCGGCTTGGTGACGCGAATCGCGTTTTGAAACGAGAGGTCGCCGCCCAGTGCCTCGATTGCCGAATCGACGCCCTCGCCGTCGGTCAGCTCCATGATGCGTGCGACGGCGTCTTCCTTTTCGAAGTCAACGATGGCGTCCGCGCCGTACGATCGCGCGAGTTCCTGGCGGCGCGGTACAGAATCGACCCCGATAATCAGGCCCGCGCCGAGCATCCGCGCGCCCGCCACCGCCATCAAGCCCACAGGGCCGAGCGCGAAAACGGCGACCGTGCCGCCGGCCGGGATGCAGGCGTTTTCGGCCGCCATCACACCGGTCGAGATCATGTCGCAGCAATACACTGCTGCCTCGTCGGCGACCGCAGACGGTATGTGCGCCATGTTGGCGTCGGCCTCGTTGACGTGAAAGTACTCGGCAAAAACGCCATCTTTGATGTTGGCGAACTTCCATCCGCCAAGCGCGCCGTTGGATTGCGAGGAGTGTCCCGCCTGCGCGGCCACGTCGCCCCACTCGGGCGTGATTGCGCCGACGAGGACGTGGTCGCCCGGCTTGAAGCGCTTGACCCCCGCGCCGACCTGATGGACGACGCCGACCGCCTCGTGCCCGAGCGTGAGATTGTCGCGCGGACCGATCGCGCCGTGGACCGTGTGCACGTCGGAAGTGCAGATGAGGGCCTTGGTGGTTTTCACGACGGCGTCGGTCGGACCTGGAGTAGGAATCGGTTTCTCGGCGAAGCCGACCTTGCCAATCCCTTTCATCACGAAGGCTCGCATCGCGGGCAACCTCCATCACGGAGCGGTTCGGACGCAGTTACGCAATGTCAAATGCGCGCTTCGGCGATCGAATGTCAAGAATGAAAGATGTGTGGTGCGGGCTCGATACCTGCGGTGAAAGGATGGCCCGTCGAAACCGGACCGGTTAAATGAATCAACGAGACGAAATCGAAGGAGCAGCGATTCGCGGACGATCAGGAAGCGCGCCAGGGCGGCTCGCTCTTGCCGCCCGCGATCGTGCGCAGCCGCGTACGCCGCGCCGCATCGAGGCTGACCGCCGTTGCGCCGCCGCGGCGTCCC from Candidatus Binataceae bacterium harbors:
- a CDS encoding NAD(P)-dependent alcohol dehydrogenase, producing MRAFVMKGIGKVGFAEKPIPTPGPTDAVVKTTKALICTSDVHTVHGAIGPRDNLTLGHEAVGVVHQVGAGVKRFKPGDHVLVGAITPEWGDVAAQAGHSSQSNGALGGWKFANIKDGVFAEYFHVNEADANMAHIPSAVADEAAVYCCDMISTGVMAAENACIPAGGTVAVFALGPVGLMAVAGARMLGAGLIIGVDSVPRRQELARSYGADAIVDFEKEDAVARIMELTDGEGVDSAIEALGGDLSFQNAIRVTKPGGTISNAGYHGKGEFVHVPRLEWGVGMAEKTIRTGLCPGGRLRMERLLRLLKGGRIDPTRLTTHTMPFDQLERAFEMMENKRDGIIKPLILF